In Aedes albopictus strain Foshan chromosome 3, AalbF5, whole genome shotgun sequence, the genomic window TCAGTAAGTGCATTCGGAGAATGAATCATCATCACAGTTTCTGTTTTTCTAAGAAGCAACTGTTTACATATTAGTTGTTGGAAGCGTGCCATAGGACGTTTATGTGGATCAATCATTCCTGAATCGGAtcaattttttttctcagaaaagaAAAAGGTGGTAGAGTGATGAATGGTTCTGAAAAAAGTAGCTTTAGTGATAACACATAAAtagaaaattttcttcaaataGTCTAAACACTAGATTGCCATAAGTCGACACAAAATAACACTGCAACAGCGACATGCGCTGGTCTTTTTCCTGGAATCTTGTCTTATCGGTAACAAAGTGATAACGTTTCCAAGATTTAAAAACAGATAAAACGCCTGTAGCTTATTTTGCTTAATATTATGAAATCGTTTTGTTTACGTGCAGGCTCCGTGAACGAAcctgaagagagagagagagagggtggTGGGTGAAGAAGATACAGTGaggttttctcctgggattcttttgaagattcctctagtATTCTGTTAGGGATGCTGCcaagatttttctggaatttcgttAGTTATTCGTAATGGTATTccgttagaattcctccggggttcatgcattgattcctctagagatttcttctaggatatctttagggatttttttcagggatgttttaGGGCATTCCGTCATGGGTTTTTGCCTGGATCTCTTTTGAATTCTTTCATAGATTATTCTCGAGATTCATTAGGGATTATTTCTGggttttctctcgagattcccttagaaatttttcCTGAACTTCttacataaattccttcaggaattttttaagggCTTCTCCATTGGTTCCTCCCAgttttcctttaaagattcctctcgagatttttaaccggtattccttcagaatttcccgcgGTATTTGTTCcagcattctttcaggtatttcttcgaggatttcttctggattttttcaaggggttcattcagagatttctcctacaagatttcttcattgattcttcctggacttcctatcggaacttctcttaggattccttcagggattcctccggattgTCTTAGGCGCTCCTTTTGAGACACTTTTAGCGATTACTTCGGAATTCTGTCAtggattgctcccggaattccttcatcaGAGATTTCTGAGGAATAGGAGAATGTTATTTTAAAGTTGTGCTGTGATGAAACTTaagaaaattatcagattttGAAGACCTACATCAAAGTTTATTTTGGAACCTCACCATAAGCGAATTGAATTCCTACGACCACAAAAAAAGTGAAGGGTCAAGATAGCatttatggtatgtgggggcaagatgggtcagggggcaagatgggtcagtaccgttttcaatcgcacaatatatgttttgaatttttcaataattttcccagatgaacgacggggatacacaaaaaagtgatatattgttttgaaaattctatacgttcctcgctcagaaaaaaacaaaatattttttcgttatactccttatgctatacattccatataactacgtgtattgtgtagacggggcaagatgggtcaccctaatttttcggtatgtttgcatagtttttgaaaatgttttatttttcatggaaaggctattctgtgacctacattattgaagcgatgagagcactgaaaatttgagaacatattttttaaattttccttcaaaaaatataggttttcaaagtccgtttatggctacccgaacaaaaatcttctagttctgagaataatctaccgatatgtttcaacactttcttcatgtaatctgtacgtctatgaagcttagatgtatagagaaaaactagaagatatagtattttttgttggaggaaaatcgagttttcttatagctgacccatcttgccccccttaaaatgaggtggggcaagatggttcatgttttgaaaattgtttgtcaagaagcaggtttcaaaatttattacctttttatactttcatatcatagctgactagtgtatctgagagtcgaggtagaatacagagaaatgcgatttatattcagaaaattatagggatccatttcttaggtgacccatcctgcccccacttaccatatataACCTGTCACACTATTGTTCttctacttttttttctctccAATTGCAGAGGAACTGTACACCTCGGAGGCCCGTGGTAGTGACGAAACCGGCAATGGCACCGCCGAGAAGCCCTTCAAGACGATCCTCCAGGCGATGCGCCACGCCGGCAAGGAACCGTTCCCCACCATCTACGTGGACGCCAAGGGCGAAAAGCCGGAATCGCCGTTCGAGGTGGCGGCCAAGTCGCAGCTGAAGAAAATCCAGAAATGGTGGGTCCGCGAGGCTCAAAAGTCCACCGAGAAGCAGAAGCGCGAAGAGGAGGACGCCAAGAAGCGCGAGCAAAATCTGGAGGAAGCGAAAAAGATCGTCATCAAGGAGGATCCATCCTGGAAGCCGGCCAAAAGGATCAAGATCCACAAGGGTGGCGAGAACCGTAACATTCGGGTGAAAATCTACGGATGGGTGCACAGGTTGAGACGGCAAGGAAAGGGTTTGATGTTTATCACGCTGCGCGATGGAACCGGTTTCTTGCAGTGCGTGATGAATGATCTGATGTGTCAGACGTATAATGCTTTGGTTCTGTCAACGGAATCGGCCGTGCAGCTGTTTGGAACTCTGAAGGAAGTTCCGGAGGGAAAAACTGCCCCTGGCGGACATGAGCTCCATGTGGATTACTGGGAGTTGATCGGTCTGGCGCCGCCTGGTGGTGCCGATAAGATTTTGAACGAGGAAGCCCTTCCGGATGTCCAGCTGGACAACCGCCATATTATGATCCGTGGCGAGAACACATCCAAGATTCTTAAAATGCGCGACGTAATTATGGACGCCTTCCGGGCGCATTACCACGACCGTGGCTACACGGAGGTAACGCCACCTACGCTGGTGCAAACGCAGGTCGAGGGAGGTTCCACGCTGTTCAAGCTCAACTACTTCGGGTAAGGTTCTATCCACTTAGAAAATCAACACATGTTTTACCCACCGAACTTTATTTGATTCCAGGGAGGAAGCATACTTAACCCAGAGTTCCCAGCTATACCTGGAAACTTGCCTACCGGCTCTGGGTGATGTTTACTGCATTGCTCAAAGTTATCGTGCTGAGCAGAGTCGCACGCGTCGTCATTTGGCCGAGTACAGCCACGTTGAGGCTGAATGCCCCTTCATTACCTTCGATGAACTGTTGGACCGGCTGGAAGATTTGGTGGTCGATGTTGTCGATCGGGTACTCAAGTCTCCGTGGGGTTACATAGTTAAGGAACTCAACCCGGATTTCGCTCCGCCGAAACGACCATTCCGTCGTATGAACTACGCCGATGCCATTGTCTGGTTGAAGGAGAACAACGTGACCAAGGAGGATGGAACCTTCTATGAATTCGGAGAGGACATTCCGGAAGCACCGGAGCGAAAAATGACCGACACCATCAACGAACCGATCATGCTGTGTCGCTTCCCGGCCGAAATCAAGTCGTTCTACATGGCCAAGTGTCCGGAGGACAAACGGCTGACCGAGAGTGTAGATGTTCTGCTGCCGAATGTGGGCGAAATTGTGGGAGGATCGATGAGGTCCTGGGACCACGAGGAACTGATGGAGGGCTACAAGCGCGAAGGAATTGACCCCGAGGCTTACTACTGGTATATCGATCAGCGCATCTATGGATCGCAGCCCCACGGAGGATACGGATTGGGCCTGGAGCGTCTCATGTGCTGGCTGTTGAACCGATACCACATCCGAGAGGTATGTCTTTATCCACGTTTCTTGGGCAGATGTAAACCTTAAATATCCGTACGTAAACGACGAAAATTTACTTCTTTATCAAACAACTATAATCCCTTTCAATTTCAAACAAGATTAGAAATATTGCTTTAAATAAACTGG contains:
- the LOC109415473 gene encoding asparagine--tRNA ligase, cytoplasmic, producing MENLTIQELYTSEARGSDETGNGTAEKPFKTILQAMRHAGKEPFPTIYVDAKGEKPESPFEVAAKSQLKKIQKWWVREAQKSTEKQKREEEDAKKREQNLEEAKKIVIKEDPSWKPAKRIKIHKGGENRNIRVKIYGWVHRLRRQGKGLMFITLRDGTGFLQCVMNDLMCQTYNALVLSTESAVQLFGTLKEVPEGKTAPGGHELHVDYWELIGLAPPGGADKILNEEALPDVQLDNRHIMIRGENTSKILKMRDVIMDAFRAHYHDRGYTEVTPPTLVQTQVEGGSTLFKLNYFGEEAYLTQSSQLYLETCLPALGDVYCIAQSYRAEQSRTRRHLAEYSHVEAECPFITFDELLDRLEDLVVDVVDRVLKSPWGYIVKELNPDFAPPKRPFRRMNYADAIVWLKENNVTKEDGTFYEFGEDIPEAPERKMTDTINEPIMLCRFPAEIKSFYMAKCPEDKRLTESVDVLLPNVGEIVGGSMRSWDHEELMEGYKREGIDPEAYYWYIDQRIYGSQPHGGYGLGLERLMCWLLNRYHIREVCLYPRFLGRCKP